CCGTTTCCTTCTTATTCGCCACCAACTGCTACTTTCGTCGACTGGCCCAGCGCGCGCTCAGCGCGGTTCCCGAAGAACATAGCCAACCCCGCGCAAGGTGTGCAGCAGCCGCTTCTCCCCGGTATCGATCTTGCGGCGCAGATACGACACATAGGACTCGACGACATTGACGTCGCCGCCGAAGTCGTAACGCCAGACGTGGTCGAGGATTTTCGGCTTGCTCAGCACCGTCCCCGCGTTGATGACGAAGTAACGCAGCAGCGTGAATTCGGTGGGCGACAGGGACACCGGTTGGCCGGCCTTCCATACTTCGTGAGTCTCTTCGTCCAGCTCGATGTCCGCGAAGGTCAGCCGGGCGTTGTGCGTTTCCGCGCTGCCCTTGCCGGCGCGCCGCAAGATGACCCGCAGCCGGGCGACGACCTCCTCCAGGCTGAACGGCTTGGTCACATAGTCGTCGCCGCCCAGCGTCAGGCCCGCGATCTTGTCCTGCAAGGAGTCGCGGGCCGTCAGGAACAATGCCGGTGCATCGATGCCGTCAGCACGCAGCCGGCGCAGCACCCCGAAGCCATCCATCCCGGGCATCATCACGTCGAGGATCACCGCGTCGGGCCGCGCTTCGCGCGCGCGATCCAGCGCTTGGGCGCCGTTGGTCGCGGTTGAGACCTCGAATCCCTGAAACTTCAAACTCACCGAGAGCAGTTCGACGATGTTGACCTCGTCGTCAACGACGAGGACACGCGCTTCCGGTTTGATTTCGCCTTGGGTTGCCGCAGTCATCTTGTCAGTTCCGTTCCTTGGTTGAACGTTGCCTTCGCAATCATTGTGCAGTTCCTGTGAACTGGGTGCGCATAGTCTGCTAGTAGTCTGCCAGGAATCATCGCATCAGCTTGGACCGGACCCCCGTGTTTTGGGGCGCGCCGTGCATAGACTCGGACCATGGATCTGGCCAAGAGCATGGTTTCCGTCGCGACAGCGCCGGCGCGAGTCGGCCTTGCCGCCGCGGAAGCGAGCCTGACCCTCGCCAGCGCGGCGGTTGGGGTGGCGAAGCGATCGCTCGGGGAAAGCGGAACACGCGGGACCAACGCCATGACGTCCATGCTGGGGCTCGACGACGCCATCACCCGGGCCAATCGGCTGGCCCGAATGATGGACGAGGATGCACCGCTGGGACGCGCGATGGCGCCCGACGGGCCGCTCGACCGCCTCCTGCGTCCCGGCGGGGTGGTCGACCTGCTGATGTCCGAGGACGGGTTGGTCGATCGGTTGACCGCGGAGGGCGGCGGCCTACACCGGGCGCTGCAGGCCGGCGGGCTGGCCGATCAGCTGCTGGCCGAGGACGGGTTGATCGAACGGGTGCTGTCCGAGGATGGCTTGGCCGACCGGCTGCTTTCCGAGGGCGGTCTGATCGACAAGCTCACCGCCAAACATGGTCCGCTCGACCAACTCGCCGACGTCGCCGACACGTTGGCCCGGTTGACGCCGGGCATGGAGGCGCTCGAGCCCGCGATCTCCACCCT
The DNA window shown above is from Mycobacterium sp. Aquia_216 and carries:
- the phoP gene encoding two-component system response regulator PhoP codes for the protein MTAATQGEIKPEARVLVVDDEVNIVELLSVSLKFQGFEVSTATNGAQALDRAREARPDAVILDVMMPGMDGFGVLRRLRADGIDAPALFLTARDSLQDKIAGLTLGGDDYVTKPFSLEEVVARLRVILRRAGKGSAETHNARLTFADIELDEETHEVWKAGQPVSLSPTEFTLLRYFVINAGTVLSKPKILDHVWRYDFGGDVNVVESYVSYLRRKIDTGEKRLLHTLRGVGYVLREPR